A stretch of the Nicotiana tabacum cultivar K326 chromosome 6, ASM71507v2, whole genome shotgun sequence genome encodes the following:
- the LOC107792432 gene encoding dirigent protein 23-like, protein MEKRTLLVVLVATIISLSQGQNQESWAKRVEAGNEVVTTLQFYFHDILSGSNPSAVRIAQGTSTNNSGTIFGALMMVDDPLTIGPDPRSKIVGRARGMYGFAGQTDLGLIMVFNYGFIDGIYQGGSFSLLSINPALNPVREMAVVGGTGLFRLARGYAIVQTYSFDATTGDAIVGYNVTLVTYI, encoded by the coding sequence aTGGAGAAACGTACTCTGCTAGTCGTTTTGGTTGCCACAATCATATCTTTGTCTCAAGGACAAAACCAAGAATCATGGGCCAAGAGAGTAGAAGCAGGCAATGAAGTCGTAACCACTCTTCAATTCTATTTTCACGACATCCTCAGTGGTTCAAATCCTAGCGCAGTCAGGATTGCCCAAGGCACAAGCACTAATAATTCAGGCACCATTTTTGGAGCTTTAATGATGGTCGATGATCCTCTCACAATTGGACCTGACCCCAGATCCAAGATTGTAGGACGAGCCCGTGGCATGTATGGCTTTGCTGGTCAAACTGATCTTGGACTTATTATGGTTTTTAACTATGGTTTCATTGATGGCATTTACCAGGGAGGTTCTTTTAGCCTTTTAAGTATAAATCCAGCGTTGAATCCTGTTCGTGAGATGGCTGTAGTTGGCGGAACTGGTCTTTTCCGACTGGCTCGTGGGTATGCCATTGTGCAAACTTATTCGTTTGATGCTACTACTGGTGATGCTATCGTTGGCTACAATGTTACTCTTGTCACATACATTTGA